The genomic stretch TGGAGTTCCTTCCAGTGCATTAGTCGTCATGACCATGGTCTTTACATCAGTTGGACTTCCCATCGAGGGAGTCGCCCTTGTAGCTGGTATAGACCGAATTCTAGATATGGCTCGTACAACAATAAATGTCATGGGCGATTCGACGACTGCATTGGTTGTTTCTAAGTTCGAGGGAGAATTAGGGGCGACGAACTTTGATCTTAAAACTGATTGAGATTTTGGTTTTAAGGAGGTAAAACTATGGCTAATGAAAATAGTGAAAACAGCCATGAATTCGATTCAAGCAAGAAATTAGATATGTATGGTGGATTACTCGGTGGACTCATCCCCTTAATCGTCTTGATCTCCATTTTGGTTTGGCTTTCTGTTGCTGAACGCGGAGGAACGCAAGCCTTTTGGGCAGGCGGTTGGTTAGCTATTGTAGCCGGTCTGCTATTTGCTAAAAACAAATTTCAATATTGTGAAGCCGTGATCCGAGGTTTAGGGGATAAAAACGGGATCGTCATTGTAACGGCCTGGTTGTTTGCGGGAGTTTTTGGAAAGTTGATGGTGGCAGGCGGCTTGGTAGACGGCTTGTTATGGTTTGGAATGACAACTGGTGCTACAGGTGCAATTTTTGTCCTAGTCTCTTTTCTAGCAGCTATGCTATTTTCGCTCGGAACAGGCACAAGTACAGGAACAGTCCTTTCCCTCATGCCGGTGCTGTTTCCTGCTGGAGTATTTCTTGGCGCTAATCCCGCGATGTTAGGTGCGACGATTTTAGCCGGAGCGGCTTTCGGTGATAACCTAGCACCTGTATCGGATACGACGATAGTATCCGCTTATACTCAAGAAGCTTCGATGAAGGATGTTGTACGGAGTCGTGCTCCTCTTTCGTTAGTAGCTGCTGGAATTGCCGTAATTCCCATACTTGTCTTTGGTGGCGGCGGTACAATGTCAAGCCTGCCTGAACTAGCAGCTAAAGTAGATCCCAAAGGCCTATTAATGTTAATGAGCTTTGCATTTGTGGTGGTTCTTGCCTTAAAAGGAAGACATATTGTCGAGGCATTGATTTGGGGAAATATCAGTGCAGCTATCATAGGAATGCTGACGGGTAAGATTCAGTTTTTCACACTTTTCCACATTCCTGATAAACGCGGAGAATCGACTGGATTAATTGAAAGTGGTATCGCGGGTGTCACAGGAGCCATCATTTTTGCCCTGCTTGTCTTGGCTGTAACTCAAGTTTTAGTGGAAAGCGGAGTGATGAACAGCATCCTAAAATGGGCTGAGAAAACCATTGCTAAGACGGTTAGGCAGGCGGAACTCTCTATCATTTTTGTAACCATTTTAGCGTCGATTCCGATTGCTGCTAATGCACCAGCAGAATTACTGGTCGGGCCAAGTTTTGTAAAACCCCTCGGGAAAAAGTTTAACCTAGCGCCTGCGAGAAGGGCTAACTTAATGGATTGTGCGGTATGTACAATATTCTTCACCCTGCCCTGGCATATTTGTGTTATCGTTTGGTATGGAGCGATGGCTTCGGCGGCTCAAGCCTTCAATCTTCCCCTTCCATCCATCTGGACAGCTTTAATGAATCCCTATAACTGGACTCTATTAGCGGTTCTCTTATTCTCTGTATTTACAGGCTGGAATCGCAAATATGAAAACCCAGGTGTTGTACAGAATAATGTAAAAGCATGATTTCCTAATAACAAGCAGAAAAATAGCGTACATTTCTCGCACTCCGAGAAATGTACGCTATTTGGGCTTCCTGCAATCGTTGCGGTATATTTATCAAGTGTAGAGGGTTAGTTCACTAAAAAATACTACCAACTTTCTGAAAATCTTGTTACAATGGTGACAAGAACATAAGGGGGGGAATACTATGTACGCAGTTGTGGAGAGCTCATGCATTGGTTGTGGCTCATGTGAAGCGGTTTGCCCAGAAGTCTTTAGGATGAATGATGAAGGTCTAGCTGAAGCATATACAAATCCTGTTCCAGCAGAAAAAGAAGAAAGTGCTAAAGAAGCAGCCGATATTTGCCCGGTTAATGCTATTGTTTTAGATTAACAAATGAAATCAAAGAGGTTCGATTAGTCCTTTAGGGACCGGTCGAGCCTCTTTAATTTATTTCATGAAGTTACAGTGTAATCACTTCAAGATCGTTGGGAACCAAAAGCGTTCCCTTATAATACTGCTTGCCTTCGTTACTGTATAATTCTTTGCGTTTGGGTAAGGTCTTGTCTTCTGAATGCCATAGGATCAGGTTTTTGACGTTTAATTGGGTGGCCAGCTCACAGGAATCCTTTACTGTACTATGGTGTTTTTCATAAGGTTTGAAGATGGCTCGTTCCTCATAAAGACAAAAAGCTTCACTGAGCAGCCAGTCGCTATTTTTTGCATATTTCTCACTCAAGGGATGATAGGGTTCATCACCTAAGAAGGTAAGTTTTTTGCCTTCGTCCAAGTTCACGGTGAACCCAAATTGCTTAGCCTTCTGAGAATTAAGATCGAAAAAAGTGAAGGAATAACCCATGAGATCTTCTTGTTGTCCATCAGACACTGTTACCAAAAGGATTCTCTCGCCGATTAAGTCATTAAGCTTCTTGTCCAAAGTAATCGCTGTTAAGGACTTGATGTTTTCTACCAATTCATCGTGACAATAAATCTTAAGGTTTCCTTCGTAACGGCCAGCTAAGATCAAGCTGCCGATGATTCGGATAATCCAGACCATCCCTAATAGGTGATCAGTATGGCGATGGCTTACAAAGGCGTGATTGATTTTATGGATAGGAACGTCGGCTTTTTCGAGTTGAGTTAATATTCCGTTTCCTCCACCGGCATCGACGAGTACATACTCTTTCTCATCAGTTAAGGCGAAGCAGGTATTGTAACAACGGGTAACTGCTGCGTGCCCTGTTCCTAGCACAATAAGTTTTTTCATTAATCAATACCTCATCCAATAGATTTAAAATACTTTGCTTCTATATAATGATAAAATATTCTCTAAAGGGTGCTCTATTCCTTTTAAATAGGTAAAGAAGATTTTTGGGTTGAGGTCCAGAGAAATAAAAGAAAGTAGAAGTCCCCTGAGGTGTAGTAAGATCACTACACTTCAGGGGATTTTTTCCCTTGAATCAAATCGGTTTAGAGTTTCGTGCCACACTCACTACAGAATTTTACTCCTTGGGCTTGGGACGTTCCGCAGGAGGGACATTTTTTTAAGGATAGACTCGATCCACAGTTATTGCAGAACTTACCCGTTCCCCCCGGCTTGCCACAAGCTGAGCAGATAATAGTTTTCGATTCTACTTTTCCTGTAAACACCTGAGTGTTTTGGGCCGCCTCTTCGATATCTTGAACCATCTTCTTTGCTCTGGCCGCGGAGATTTCAACATTCATCCGGGGTGAACATTCGACGCATAAGCCTTCATCCTCATTAAAATCCGCATTGCAAATCCATTGGCGGCATTTATGGCAGCGATGAAAATGGCGTTGAGCTTCGTTCTGTGCTCTTTCAAAGGTCTTTTCATGCTCCTTTTGCCACTCGGGACTCATTCCATCAAACCGTTCGGATAGGATATCACTGCCATGACTGGCACTCCAAGCAAGATCGTTTAGCTTGCCCCCGAAGATGCCACCTAAGGCGCGTACACCACCGGCAACTCCACGAAGCAGGGAGCCCTTTTTATAGGTTTCGGATTCCACAAAGGAAGACTTATAACCATCGTTACATAGGTCGCAGTAGAAGGTGAACTGGAAGCCAGCTTCTGTAGAATTGTCCTCATAGTTTCTTGTAAATGCTTTCATCATCGTATCATCTCATCTCCTTAGGAGCCTTTGCTGCCTTTGTGCCGCAGGCTAGGCAGTGGGTGTTTTGAAAAAAGACTGTTTCACCGCATCGTTTGTTAGAACAACGAACCCTTAAGCTGGCTTGGCATACTTCACAGCGGTCGTCAACGAAGGTTTCCTTGCCACATTGGGGGCATTGTACTTTCAGAGAACATCCACATTGGTCGCAAAGCATATCTCCTTTGGAAATCTCTCTCAGGCAAGAGGGGCATCGTAGCACGAAAGGACTATGGCTCCCGCACCTTGGGCAAAAGCGAGAATCGGATTCGATTAGGGAACTACAGTGGATACAGTGTTGCTTGTATGATGCCATAGTTAACCTCCTTGCTTTACGACAATGGATTTCCGCACTCACCGCAAAATCTTGTTCCTGGGGGATAGTCTATGCCACAGGGGGAACAGCGTAGGGTGTTTGTAGCTCCTAGCTTAGCACCACATTCTTGGCAAAACTTTACCCCTTCTGGATTAATCATGTCGCAGTTGGCGCAGGTACGCTTGCGTAGGTCCTCCTGTTCCATGTGGTCCTTGGCTGCTTTTTCATCCTGGGCCTTTTGAAGCTCAGCCCGAGCAAGGGTCAATTGCTTTTGGGTCATGATTAGATTTTCAACATGCTCTCTGTATTCGGGCAGTTGAGAGAGGCTGGGATATGCTTTTTTAGCCATTTGTACGTAGATATCTTTTTCCCGGGCCTCAAGATCATTAATGCCTGCCTCCGCTTGGTAGATCTTAGTATTCGGGTCATCCGGGGGCATGAAGGCGGCGAAGTTTTTTATAAGACCGCCCAAACCACCGAGTAAATCGTTGGACATGGTTCATCCTCCTTGAGAGCGAATTTTGGGTCGTCTATTCGGTTATTCCTTGCTTGGAAGAGGGGTGCCACAGTTACGGCAGAACTTGCTGTTTTCAGGATTATCGGTTTGACAATTAGGGCAGATATTTTGAACGCCCACATCATTTCCTGAGGTAGGGGTTGAGACAGCCTGTTTATTCTGCTGAAGGGGTTCTTCTGATTCTTTCGGTGAGTCCTTATCCTCTTTGATCTCAATAATTTTATCTTTGAGTTCAGCAATAGTTTGCTGAGAAGCCAGTATTTTCTGGACGAACTCTGCCACGGGGCTGTCGGGGTTATTTTTTTCAAGCTCGAACATGGTCTTCCCGATTTCCAGGTAATATTGATGAATCTGTTTTTCCTCAGTGGAGATGGCGGCATTCAGTTTCGTGGTTTCCGCAAGATCCTTCGCCTTATCTGCTGCTGTACCAGCTACATCACCAATTTTTTTGCCAATCTTATCAAAGAAAGCCATAGAAATCACTCCTTCTTATTGTCTTGAAATTACTTTTTCGGGGGTTTGCCTGGTTCGTCGGACTTTGGTTTAGCCGAGGCAAAATACAAGCTAACACCGGCCTTAAAGCCATCAGAGAAGCCTACAATGTTTTGACCTATGCCTGTTTTAAAACCATCTTTACTAATTTCACCGAAAATTTTGAGAGGGAAGCCACCTGCGCTGCCATCCACGGATAGTTTTTGATCCCGTCCCGCTGAGTAGCCTTTCATTACATTGTCTAGTTGTACGCCCACTGAGAGGGCTAAGGCTTGGGCATCAGCCAGGATTTCTTTGTAATCACTGAGTTTGAGTGATGAGGAACAGACAGCCCAAACGGCTATATCCACCCCAATTAGGGCGCCAACGATAAATTGTCCATAATCGTCTTGGCTGGGTAGCAAGGACATGGCGTAGCTGGCCATTCCGGCATGTTCTCCCGTATCGATGACGGAGATCGTTTCATAGGTAGCTGGGTCAATCTCCAGCCAAGCCCAACGCTTTTGTTCTTGGTATACTCCGGGTTGGTCGGGTACGAGGATAACTTTAGTGGTGTTCTCGATTCGGTCGAGGAGACGGTCGGGGTATTTTTCTGCCTTCCTCATTTCATCGAGAGCCAATTCTCGGTTTTCCCCATCCGGGATTAGAATCATGGAGGTACCTTCGGGTGTGGAGGACCAGAGCTCTTGATAGCCCGCTTTGTTCTCTCCTGTCAATACAGCGCTTTCCAAGGAGGAGGCATACAATCCGGCGAAAATATTGTAGCCAGCCTGGAGGGTTTGATTTCCATTATGAACCTGATTGATGACCTGGAGGAGGTCGATTGTGGAATATAAGGTATTGTCTTTCCCCATCCGGGAGGTCAGAACGATACAACGTTCTTTATCGGTACGTCCTAGAAGTAAACCTTTTTCCGCCTGTTGTTCTTCATCAAAGGTGGTTTGATTAGCGATAAATCGTTCGAGAATGTTACGGCTATACCATTTGAGAATGGAGAGGGAATCTGGGTCTTTACCGGATTTATAGGCCTTTTCCGAGGCCTCTTCCAAGACCTTTACGGACTGATCCGGCAGGTCGGGGAGATTGATGGCGAGGGTGTGATAGAGGGTATTAAGAGCTTCCCCTTTCTTCAAAGGACTTTCGTGGGTTAGAGTATTACCGGGCAGGCTGATTTCAATGGAAACCCCTAAGAGAGGATGCTCGCCTGTGTCGATGATGCCCTGACCTGCTTCAACCCCTTCGGTGGTAAAGAGAGCAGCGGCATAACGCTTTCCTTTACCTGTCCCTGCCTCGAGATAACCGATTTCAATGGCATCAAGGCTAAGGGAGGGTAGGGAGACTTCCTTATCTAGGAGGGTGATGTATTCATAGGGTTTTGCTTTCTCATCCTCTCCACTGTCTCCGCCCAGGGCATCGGCAATGTCTCCTGCGGCATCCTGGAATAAAAGGCCCGAGGTTTCCGCCATAGCGGAGACACGAATTCTTGCTTGAACAGGCATGAATTCCATCGTTTCCTGCTGATGAGGGATATAAACCAAGCCCTCCAATTCACTGATGTCCTTCATAAAGGGAATGACAAACAGCTTGCTTTCCCCTTCCGGAGTTTGGTAAGAGATTCCGGTGATGGTGTCTGGAAGCGATTCCTGCTCTCCTTCCGGAACTTCTGTGTTTACTTTTTCGTTGTCTGAGGCGATCTCATCGCCTTCCTCAGTCGCTGGTTCCTCTTCTTGGAGACCTTCCTCCTCTATGGGTTCTTCGGCAATTCCCTCATCATTGACCGACTCTTCAATCGGCTCTTCTTCATGATCCGTTATCTCTTCTTCAGCTTGTGAGGAAGGAATTTCTTCGAGTCCCTGAGGGATGGGGGCCACCTCTTTTTCTGGTTTGATTATCGAGAGGATCTTCGCGAATAGGTTTGAGAAGAAGCCAAGGATACCTTTTTTACTTGTTTCCGTTATGGCCTTAGCCTGTTCTTCGGCTTGGGCCTTGGGCAGGTTCTGGAGGGCCGTTTTTCCCTCCTCGGTAAGGGCTATGGTTCTGTATTGGGGTGTGCTTCCACTTCGCGCAAGCATGCCCATGGCTAAGTTGGTCAGATCCCAATCCGTCCCCCAGCCTTGGGTTAAGACGGCTTCAGGAGAATAGCGATAAAATCCGCTCGTGTCTTTACTGGGCAGCCAACGTAAGGACTTCATGGTCTCTGTAAAGTCTTTAATCGTCGTGACTGAATTTAGTTTTTGGGCGCCGTGGGTGGTAATAGAGGGTTTAGGGATACTCTTTTTGCCCTCTTCTTGGCTAAAGGTTACTCTTTGGAGGTTGGTAGGGGTTCCTTGACCAGCTTTTAGGGATTGATGATTTAAGACGACTTTGTTGACGGCCTCAGCCAAAAGAGTCTCAAACTCATTATCGAGGACGTTGTCTTGCTCCTTCTCAACCAGCAACCCAGCATCCGCAAACGCTTCTTGACCAATGAGTTGGTTTAACTTTTCCATATAGGGGGAGGTTAAAGTCCAATCGGTCACCCCATCGGAATCTGGCATGAGGAACAAAACGAATCCGCGGCGTTCTTCACCATCATAAACAGCCCAGTCACCTTGGATACCATAAAGGAGGTCCTCAGCCCCAGAGGGGTTGATTATTCCTTCCGAATCTTCTCCAGAACCGAAGTTACCCAGGCCCATTTCACCTGTATTTTCCTGGGTAGTTGAACTCTCCTGGCTTGTGGCCTCCAAATAATCCTTATGGATAAGCTGGAAGAAATCTTCGTTAATCTGGGTGCCGAATCCGTCCTTGGTATCGCTAAAGGTCACATCGGCTATAACCCAATTCTCGCCATAGCCTTCGATATTTTTTAACGTGGTGGCCTGGTTGACCTTTATTTGTAGACCGTCGCCGGACAGGGTAGCTTTGCTTATAGCCTTGCCATAGGGGTTACCTTTGACTACCGGAATTTGGAGGCTGCCACTCTTCACATCTCCCCAAAGGTCGGCCTTCATACCGCTTAAGGCTTTGGCCATGGGATAAGCCAAACGAACCTTATTGGTGGAAGACGGAGCTAGCATCACCGGGGAGGCAAAGCCAAGGGGCATCACGGTAGTTACCTCACTCATGGGGGTCAGGAGAGGACCGTTGGCAGTGTGGTTTCTTAACCATAGTCGTTCACGGGGGTTGATGTCCAGTAGTGCCTGTACCTTCGTAGAGAAATCAGCCTCAACGACTTGGTAAACCCGATCTTTTTGTTCTTCTGTGGGGTAAATATCCACCTTGTCGACCACCCGAGAAGCCGTGACAGCTATGGAAAAGGCATCAGTAATCTTAGCGGGTTCTTCTACGGGCAATTGATCCAACTGCTGTAAGGCCACATCCATTTTGCCAATCAAGGGAAGATGAATATGCTCATTGACTAAATCGTAGAAATGCAAGGAGGTCTGGGTCACTGGATCATCGGGTACAAGAAAGACCAAGGTTCCCGCTAATTCCTTTTTCGGGGGGAGGGTTATTCCCGGTTCTCCGGGTAAGGAAAGGGGAGTCTCGGTGAGCCAGGTAGTCTGTGAGGCGGGATAGCTACCCTCATTATTGATGTTTACATAGAAATGGGAGGTGATACTGGGTATCGAGTAGGGAATTTTATCGGGAGTGACATTTTTCAACTGAAGCTCAAGGGCTAAAAATTGCTTATGAGCAGGAGGCTCTAGACCCTTAAACTTGCTGAAGTAATAGGCTTCCTTGACGGATAGCTCCATGGCCTTATTGCTAGCCAGGTTAGTGAAAGGGATCCTTTTGGTTAGAATGGTATCCATGCCAGGAATGCCCCTTCCGGTGACCATGGTAGAAGCCTGACTATCATAGCGCTTCAGGGGAGTTCCGGTGGAGAGCTGCACCCCATCGGGAGCGATAATTTCACTGGACTTCGGAGGTGCCTTAAAGTTGACATTAGTATTGGCGGCATAGCTCATCAGAGTACCTGTAGGTGATTTGTCGTTGATCTGGATGGATAGAGGAAGTTCCTGCGCGGCCTCCATCGTTTCGATGGAGGCCAGGAGATCGGCCAGAGAAGATTGCAATCCGTTTGCTTCTTCTGTGACGATATAGCTTCCCCCGGAAAGCTGGGCAGCCTTGGCAAAGACCTCCTTATGCTCCTCAACCCCTATGCCGGCCCAAAGTACCGCTATATTTTCTTTCTTAATTTGAGCAAGGATTTGCTCGAATTCGGCCCTTTCTTCTTCATCCACTTCGAGAGCGGCATCGGTCAGAAATACGATGGCCTTTTTGTTGGAAGGTACTGACCGAATATTTTCATAGGCAATAGTTATGGCCATCAAAATCGGTGTCCCACCGCCAGCGTCAAGCTCACCTAAGCTTTGCAGTAGCTGGCTCTTATTTTGAGTCGTGATCTGTCCCTGCCGGATAATAGGTCCACCGAGAGCCGTGGTCTGAAAGCTAGTCAACTGGGTGAGATAATGACTAGGGAGCTTCTGGATAAAATCATGGAAAAGGATTTTGGTTTTATCCATACGGAAGTCACAGCCTTCTTCTTCG from Desulfitobacterium dichloroeliminans LMG P-21439 encodes the following:
- a CDS encoding Na+/H+ antiporter NhaC family protein; this translates as MANENSENSHEFDSSKKLDMYGGLLGGLIPLIVLISILVWLSVAERGGTQAFWAGGWLAIVAGLLFAKNKFQYCEAVIRGLGDKNGIVIVTAWLFAGVFGKLMVAGGLVDGLLWFGMTTGATGAIFVLVSFLAAMLFSLGTGTSTGTVLSLMPVLFPAGVFLGANPAMLGATILAGAAFGDNLAPVSDTTIVSAYTQEASMKDVVRSRAPLSLVAAGIAVIPILVFGGGGTMSSLPELAAKVDPKGLLMLMSFAFVVVLALKGRHIVEALIWGNISAAIIGMLTGKIQFFTLFHIPDKRGESTGLIESGIAGVTGAIIFALLVLAVTQVLVESGVMNSILKWAEKTIAKTVRQAELSIIFVTILASIPIAANAPAELLVGPSFVKPLGKKFNLAPARRANLMDCAVCTIFFTLPWHICVIVWYGAMASAAQAFNLPLPSIWTALMNPYNWTLLAVLLFSVFTGWNRKYENPGVVQNNVKA
- a CDS encoding ferredoxin — translated: MYAVVESSCIGCGSCEAVCPEVFRMNDEGLAEAYTNPVPAEKEESAKEAADICPVNAIVLD
- a CDS encoding MBL fold metallo-hydrolase; translated protein: MKKLIVLGTGHAAVTRCYNTCFALTDEKEYVLVDAGGGNGILTQLEKADVPIHKINHAFVSHRHTDHLLGMVWIIRIIGSLILAGRYEGNLKIYCHDELVENIKSLTAITLDKKLNDLIGERILLVTVSDGQQEDLMGYSFTFFDLNSQKAKQFGFTVNLDEGKKLTFLGDEPYHPLSEKYAKNSDWLLSEAFCLYEERAIFKPYEKHHSTVKDSCELATQLNVKNLILWHSEDKTLPKRKELYSNEGKQYYKGTLLVPNDLEVITL
- a CDS encoding zinc ribbon domain-containing protein; amino-acid sequence: MMKAFTRNYEDNSTEAGFQFTFYCDLCNDGYKSSFVESETYKKGSLLRGVAGGVRALGGIFGGKLNDLAWSASHGSDILSERFDGMSPEWQKEHEKTFERAQNEAQRHFHRCHKCRQWICNADFNEDEGLCVECSPRMNVEISAARAKKMVQDIEEAAQNTQVFTGKVESKTIICSACGKPGGTGKFCNNCGSSLSLKKCPSCGTSQAQGVKFCSECGTKL
- a CDS encoding double zinc ribbon domain-containing protein is translated as MASYKQHCIHCSSLIESDSRFCPRCGSHSPFVLRCPSCLREISKGDMLCDQCGCSLKVQCPQCGKETFVDDRCEVCQASLRVRCSNKRCGETVFFQNTHCLACGTKAAKAPKEMR
- a CDS encoding zinc ribbon domain-containing protein; translated protein: MSNDLLGGLGGLIKNFAAFMPPDDPNTKIYQAEAGINDLEAREKDIYVQMAKKAYPSLSQLPEYREHVENLIMTQKQLTLARAELQKAQDEKAAKDHMEQEDLRKRTCANCDMINPEGVKFCQECGAKLGATNTLRCSPCGIDYPPGTRFCGECGNPLS
- a CDS encoding zinc ribbon domain-containing protein, which encodes MAFFDKIGKKIGDVAGTAADKAKDLAETTKLNAAISTEEKQIHQYYLEIGKTMFELEKNNPDSPVAEFVQKILASQQTIAELKDKIIEIKEDKDSPKESEEPLQQNKQAVSTPTSGNDVGVQNICPNCQTDNPENSKFCRNCGTPLPSKE
- a CDS encoding vWA domain-containing protein encodes the protein MKVGDLMSFRKVIAVLLSLLLVLGSSMGCSSEAAVKTLSEEDKYKDLQPPETGPVGEWDIPLPEINPLGSQALYTSTDYAPGSYEVSYIDNFAENKLTLKGEVWTLLVNDPSGAPLYFLKKYAEENQMKIFTQYYGNRLTFQLVKDEDSLWWGDAQADSQGYILRVVKELRVPVSKEKKFTLADLGPEAEEFSFTTSSSGKRFQSATLKLPEGNLDLLIYGTQSSGSVTRSIYEDYNFSSQRSKEYIIDDLPQGEGDMTWIFSWGADARPTEFSFLLTELQDLPPVKLGDELGALKVSGVPFGDVVVEPQKGSEILHIDDYSLRGDITPEGDTLFWLPSGLWNLALTAESAGLENSKTRLIPVNAGETTTLTLPTSLKSAYTNLNTIFAAPEDITGGIEILETKDSGNQATISMLVNDPQKRDIFPSKENTLITEGGKQVEITDITRQITPPSIVLVLDSSGSMQKEMTATVQAAKKFISGLPDKTYIKVVDFDTNVKVLPGETKEAVVNSLSSVVAEGSTVLFDATLEGLHLLENKARPTLVVFADGADSSLDGQGVGSNADKEQVLEKIKEAKIPIFTIGFGQKPDATAMKEFSAASSGRYFSAKDEKALTEVFSAISGTFGNSFVMTYNRPKEASFSDTPVVSLVLDASGSMDTDPAEEEGCDFRMDKTKILFHDFIQKLPSHYLTQLTSFQTTALGGPIIRQGQITTQNKSQLLQSLGELDAGGGTPILMAITIAYENIRSVPSNKKAIVFLTDAALEVDEEERAEFEQILAQIKKENIAVLWAGIGVEEHKEVFAKAAQLSGGSYIVTEEANGLQSSLADLLASIETMEAAQELPLSIQINDKSPTGTLMSYAANTNVNFKAPPKSSEIIAPDGVQLSTGTPLKRYDSQASTMVTGRGIPGMDTILTKRIPFTNLASNKAMELSVKEAYYFSKFKGLEPPAHKQFLALELQLKNVTPDKIPYSIPSITSHFYVNINNEGSYPASQTTWLTETPLSLPGEPGITLPPKKELAGTLVFLVPDDPVTQTSLHFYDLVNEHIHLPLIGKMDVALQQLDQLPVEEPAKITDAFSIAVTASRVVDKVDIYPTEEQKDRVYQVVEADFSTKVQALLDINPRERLWLRNHTANGPLLTPMSEVTTVMPLGFASPVMLAPSSTNKVRLAYPMAKALSGMKADLWGDVKSGSLQIPVVKGNPYGKAISKATLSGDGLQIKVNQATTLKNIEGYGENWVIADVTFSDTKDGFGTQINEDFFQLIHKDYLEATSQESSTTQENTGEMGLGNFGSGEDSEGIINPSGAEDLLYGIQGDWAVYDGEERRGFVLFLMPDSDGVTDWTLTSPYMEKLNQLIGQEAFADAGLLVEKEQDNVLDNEFETLLAEAVNKVVLNHQSLKAGQGTPTNLQRVTFSQEEGKKSIPKPSITTHGAQKLNSVTTIKDFTETMKSLRWLPSKDTSGFYRYSPEAVLTQGWGTDWDLTNLAMGMLARSGSTPQYRTIALTEEGKTALQNLPKAQAEEQAKAITETSKKGILGFFSNLFAKILSIIKPEKEVAPIPQGLEEIPSSQAEEEITDHEEEPIEESVNDEGIAEEPIEEEGLQEEEPATEEGDEIASDNEKVNTEVPEGEQESLPDTITGISYQTPEGESKLFVIPFMKDISELEGLVYIPHQQETMEFMPVQARIRVSAMAETSGLLFQDAAGDIADALGGDSGEDEKAKPYEYITLLDKEVSLPSLSLDAIEIGYLEAGTGKGKRYAAALFTTEGVEAGQGIIDTGEHPLLGVSIEISLPGNTLTHESPLKKGEALNTLYHTLAINLPDLPDQSVKVLEEASEKAYKSGKDPDSLSILKWYSRNILERFIANQTTFDEEQQAEKGLLLGRTDKERCIVLTSRMGKDNTLYSTIDLLQVINQVHNGNQTLQAGYNIFAGLYASSLESAVLTGENKAGYQELWSSTPEGTSMILIPDGENRELALDEMRKAEKYPDRLLDRIENTTKVILVPDQPGVYQEQKRWAWLEIDPATYETISVIDTGEHAGMASYAMSLLPSQDDYGQFIVGALIGVDIAVWAVCSSSLKLSDYKEILADAQALALSVGVQLDNVMKGYSAGRDQKLSVDGSAGGFPLKIFGEISKDGFKTGIGQNIVGFSDGFKAGVSLYFASAKPKSDEPGKPPKK